A portion of the Methanolinea sp. genome contains these proteins:
- a CDS encoding transposase: MRRAVRGCPLSIKDTRRNRAISRIRRAIERVFAVIKRTFHYDHVLVTTVERCMSKTCLHRFCSIWSS, from the coding sequence ATGAGAAGGGCAGTCCGCGGTTGTCCATTGAGTATCAAGGATACCCGGAGAAATCGTGCGATCAGCAGGATACGGAGAGCGATTGAACGGGTCTTCGCCGTGATCAAACGGACATTCCACTACGATCACGTTCTCGTGACGACTGTGGAGAGGTGCATGTCAAAAACGTGTTTGCATCGTTT